CCCGGGAGGTAATCGACGCCCCCGGTTCGGGCCGCAAGCATGGACGACGCACCCGGCCACCGCGTCCCCCAGCACGTCAGGAGAACGATCCATGCCGTACTTCACGAGTCCCGTCGACGGCACACGGCTGCACTACGTCGACTACGGGCCCGCCGACGGGCCCGTGATCGTCTTCGTGAACAGCCTGTACTTCGGGACCGAGATGTGGGAGTACCAGATGCTGCCGCTGGCCCAGGAGGGCCATCGCTGCGTGAGCTTCGACCGGCGCGGCCACGGGCGCTCCGACGACGTGTGGGGCGGCTTCGACCTGGACAGCCTCGCAGACGACGTGCAGGGCCTGCTCGACCATCTCGACCTGAGCGAGGTCACGCTCGTGGGGCACTCCCTCGGCACCGCCGAGATCGTCCGCTGCCTGGCCCGGCACGGCGTCGACCGCGTGACCCGGGTGGCGTTGATCGCGGGCATGGCGCCCGGTCCGGCCCGCTCGGCGAACCACCCCGAGGGAGTCGACCCGGAGCTCATACGGGCGGGCACCGAGGCCTTCCGGCGCGACCGCTCCGCCTTCTTCGCCGACGGCGCGCACGCCTTCTTCGCCCTGGACCGGCCGGGCAACGACCTGTCCGAGGCGTACGTCGAGGCCATGATCCGGCGCTGCCATGGCTCCACGGCACGGGCCGCCGTCGCCCTCGGCGAGCTGATCGCCGAACTCGACGTCGCCCCCGAACTGGCCGCGCTCGACCTGCCGGTGCTCGTCGTCCACGGCACCCACGACACCTCCGGGCCCATCGAGCTGACCGGCCGCCGCGCCGCGCGCCTCGCCCCGAACGCCACCCTCGAGGTGTACGAGAACGCCGGCCACGGCCTCTTCGCCACCCACGCCGACCGTCTCACCGCGGATCTGCGGAAGTTCGCGGCCGGGGGCTGACCCGGCGTCCGGCTACGCGAACGCGTTCACCCCGGTCAGCCGCGCCGACAGCTCCCACAGCCGAGCCGCCTGCTCGGGGTCCGTCGCCCAGTCCTTGACGCCGACCCGCTCGCCGTCCGCCGGGGCGGGCTCGGCGATGTCGCAGTCCTCGAGGTAGACGCCGCCCATACCGGCCAGCTGCGGCGAGGTCGCCGCCCACACCTGGGTGGCCGCGCCCTGCTCCGGGGTCTTGAAGCCCTCCGGGTCGAGCACGTTGCCGTCCTCGTCGATCCAGCCGCGGTCCACCATCTCCTGCTTCGGCAGATGCCGCTGGAGGGGCGTGATGATGCCACCGGGGTGCAGGGAGAAGGCGCGGACGCCCCGGTCCCGGGCCAGCCTGTCGAGGTGGCCGGCGAACAGCACGTTCGCGGTCTTGGCCTGTCCGTACGCCTCCCACTTGTCGTAGCCGTCGCGCCA
The sequence above is a segment of the Streptomyces asoensis genome. Coding sequences within it:
- a CDS encoding alpha/beta fold hydrolase, which translates into the protein MPYFTSPVDGTRLHYVDYGPADGPVIVFVNSLYFGTEMWEYQMLPLAQEGHRCVSFDRRGHGRSDDVWGGFDLDSLADDVQGLLDHLDLSEVTLVGHSLGTAEIVRCLARHGVDRVTRVALIAGMAPGPARSANHPEGVDPELIRAGTEAFRRDRSAFFADGAHAFFALDRPGNDLSEAYVEAMIRRCHGSTARAAVALGELIAELDVAPELAALDLPVLVVHGTHDTSGPIELTGRRAARLAPNATLEVYENAGHGLFATHADRLTADLRKFAAGG